The Pigmentiphaga aceris DNA segment CAGGCTCGGGCGTCGGAATAGGGCGCGCAACTGGCTTGGGCGTGGGCTTGGGAACCGGTTTGGGAATCGGCTTCGGCACGGGCTTGGGCTTTGGCGGCTCGGGAACCGGCTGCGGAGGCGGCGGCACGGGCGGCGGCGGAACCGGGGGGGCAGGCACCGGTGGCGGTGGAGCGGGCGGCGTGGGCGCGGGGGGCGCTTGCTGCGGCTCGGGTGCGATCTGGACGAAACGCACTTGAACGACCGGTGCCGATGCAATCTCGGTCACCGCCGTCTTGCCCATGATGAAGATAGCCGCTACCACGGCTGCATGCAGGGCAATGACAGTGAAACCCGCCCCCATGCGAAGCCACGACGGGGGCGCGGAAGATTTCCAGGATGCTGCGATCGCGCTCATTCAGGCAGGAGTGGCTTGGTGGTGAATTCAGCCCATCATTCTAAGGGAAATGCGATTTATTCGCAATTAGTAACCTAGGGTTGAACCGGATCGTGAACCCGACCATGCCAATCACGGTCTGAGGCAGCGCACGAATCCGCGCGCTGCCTTGGCGCAAATGCGCAGTGGATCAGTTGCGCGGACGCAGCAGCAGATGCAGCAGAATCGCCCCGAAGGTAGCGGTACCGATGCCACCCAGCGCAAAGCCACCGATGTGCAGCGTGAAGTCCCCTGCTCCCAGCACCAGCGTGACGGCAGCCACGATCAGGTTGCGGTTGTTCGAGAAGTCCACCTGGTTCTGCACCCAGATGCGTGCACCCGCCACGGCGATCAGGCCGAACACCACGATCGACACACCACCCAGCACGGCGTTCGGAATCGTCAGGATCAGGGCACCGAACTTGGGCGAGAAGCCCAGCACGATGGCAAAGACAGCCGCCGCCACGAACACCAGGCTTGAATAGACGCGCGTCACGGCCATCACGCCGATATTTTCTGCGTAGGTGGTCACACCGGTGCCGCCAGCCGAAGCCGACACGATGGTAGCCAGCCCGTCGCCCACAAAGGCACGGCCCAGATACGGGTCCAGGTTCTGACCAGTCATTGCGCTGACCGCCTTAATGTGGCCCAGGTTCTCAGCCACCAGAATGATGGCAACCGGCGCAATCAGCGCCATGGCTGCGGGCTGGAAGACCGGCGCAGCGAAAGCCGGCAGACCGAACCAGGCGGCAGCGGCGACACCCGAGAAATCAATCGGCTTGCCCAGTCCTGCCCCATTGGTCAGCACGGCGTACAGCACGTAGGCCAGCAGCAGACCCAACAGAATCAGCAGACGTTGCGCCATGCCGCGCGCCAGCACGGCCACGCCGCCTACGCACAAGATGGTCAGCACGGCCATCCATGCATCGAAATGGGTGGCGCTGACACTGCGCACGGCAATCGGTGCCAGGTTCAGGCCGATCACAGCCACAACGGCACCCGTGACCACCGGCGGCATCAGCTTTTCGATCCAGCGCGTGCCACTGACCATCACGATCAGGCCGATCACGGTGTAGGCCACGCCGCAGGCAATGATGCCGCCCAGCGCCACGCCGATATTGCCGTTCAGGCCCTTGCCTGCATAACCAGTCACCGCGATCACC contains these protein-coding regions:
- a CDS encoding solute carrier family 23 protein produces the protein MANSYFPTWRRAHAQAPGQVIAPDEVLPAPQTVVLGLQHVVAMFGSTVLAPLLMGFDPNVAILMSGIGTLLFFVLVGGRVPSYLGSSFAFIGLVIAVTGYAGKGLNGNIGVALGGIIACGVAYTVIGLIVMVSGTRWIEKLMPPVVTGAVVAVIGLNLAPIAVRSVSATHFDAWMAVLTILCVGGVAVLARGMAQRLLILLGLLLAYVLYAVLTNGAGLGKPIDFSGVAAAAWFGLPAFAAPVFQPAAMALIAPVAIILVAENLGHIKAVSAMTGQNLDPYLGRAFVGDGLATIVSASAGGTGVTTYAENIGVMAVTRVYSSLVFVAAAVFAIVLGFSPKFGALILTIPNAVLGGVSIVVFGLIAVAGARIWVQNQVDFSNNRNLIVAAVTLVLGAGDFTLHIGGFALGGIGTATFGAILLHLLLRPRN